In a genomic window of Aggregatimonas sangjinii:
- a CDS encoding sugar isomerase — translation MRIDENRLEDANKKSIARHNEHFDFLAGIMTNDGHDINAILQKLQDFQVAIPSWALGAGGTRFGRFGFQGEPANLEQKIDDIGILHKLTQTAGAVSLHIPWDVPSDYDAIKDLAKSHDIVFDAVNSNTFQDQKNAKESYKYGSLSNTNSAVREQAIAHNVDVIKIGDRLGSKSLTVWLADGTNFPGQGNFQKALSHTEDSLKEIYKTLPNDWKLFIEYKPYEPNFYSTVIQDWGTSFMLANACGDKAYTLVDLGHHLPNTNIEQIVSTLMLKGKLGGFHFNDSKYGDDDLTVGSVKPYALFLIFNALVYGMENNPQNPYPAWMIDASHNVKDPLEDLIQSLEAIQEAYAKALLVDQKALTLAQQNHDVVKCQEILQDAYRTDVRPLLEKARLNRNGAINPIETYRTLKIRENLIKERGADSVASGL, via the coding sequence ATGAGAATAGATGAGAATCGACTTGAGGATGCCAATAAAAAGAGCATTGCCAGGCATAACGAGCATTTCGATTTCTTGGCCGGCATCATGACGAATGACGGACACGATATTAACGCGATTTTACAAAAACTTCAAGACTTTCAGGTTGCGATTCCTAGTTGGGCACTTGGTGCCGGAGGAACCCGATTCGGACGTTTCGGATTTCAGGGCGAACCTGCTAATCTCGAGCAAAAAATAGATGATATCGGAATACTGCATAAGCTAACGCAGACCGCTGGGGCCGTATCATTACACATTCCGTGGGATGTTCCCAGCGATTACGATGCCATCAAAGATTTGGCCAAGTCGCATGATATCGTCTTCGATGCCGTTAACTCCAATACTTTCCAAGATCAAAAAAACGCCAAAGAAAGCTATAAGTACGGGTCATTGAGCAATACCAATAGTGCCGTTCGCGAACAAGCCATTGCGCACAATGTCGACGTAATCAAAATCGGTGATAGGCTCGGTTCTAAAAGCTTGACCGTCTGGTTGGCCGACGGTACCAACTTTCCCGGACAAGGCAATTTTCAGAAAGCACTTAGCCATACCGAGGATAGTTTGAAGGAAATTTACAAGACTCTTCCCAATGATTGGAAGCTGTTTATAGAATATAAGCCGTACGAGCCTAATTTTTACAGTACGGTAATACAGGATTGGGGTACTTCTTTTATGCTCGCCAATGCCTGTGGGGATAAGGCCTACACCTTGGTCGATCTTGGCCACCATCTTCCCAATACCAATATCGAACAGATTGTTTCGACCTTGATGTTAAAGGGAAAATTAGGGGGTTTTCACTTTAACGATAGCAAATATGGTGATGACGACCTAACGGTCGGTAGCGTAAAACCCTATGCCTTATTTTTGATTTTCAATGCGCTGGTATACGGGATGGAAAATAATCCGCAGAATCCCTATCCGGCATGGATGATAGATGCAAGTCATAATGTAAAAGACCCTTTGGAAGATTTGATCCAATCATTGGAAGCCATTCAAGAGGCGTATGCCAAGGCCTTATTGGTCGATCAAAAAGCGCTCACCTTGGCGCAACAAAATCACGATGTCGTAAAATGTCAGGAAATACTTCAAGACGCCTATCGAACAGATGTTAGACCCTTACTGGAAAAAGCCAGGTTGAATCGAAACGGCGCTATAAACCCTATTGAGACGTATCGCACTTTAAAAATCAGGGAAAATCTAATTAAGGAAAGAGGAGCCGACTCCGTGGCATCTGGACTATAA
- a CDS encoding purine-cytosine permease family protein produces the protein MTQYNIDEEIEEIAGGEFEREPVPPSKWKSWKSFLGMYAGEHAAGTEFMIGPLFLTAGVSAFDLIVGLLIGNLLAVLSWRFLTAKIAVENRLTLYYQLEKICGKKLVIGYNLANGILFCFLAGAMITVSATAVGIPFDMEMPKLTDTTPNGATWVIIVVLIGAVISLIASKGYDTVSKAANWMSPVIVLAFIACGIVALNQLGVKSFSDFWNIWGEGSEPFPGQLKYTFWHVVIWSWFANAAMHVGMSDLSVFRFAKKADSGWTTAAGMYVGHYMAWIAAALLYAVYLKSPEAQAFLANGEAPPVAPGPLANNAIGIFGIIAVVLAGWTTANPTIYRAGLAFQAIMPKVSTFWVTIIAGTVATVAGLFPAFAMKLLGFVALYGFILAPFGAIIVFEHFFHKEAGVVKNYAEVANIQFNKSVFLAWAISFGLFYFISLQFDVFLSFVTLPAWLLCGVLFLVFSKLWQKKNLV, from the coding sequence ATGACCCAGTACAATATAGACGAGGAAATCGAGGAAATCGCCGGTGGCGAATTCGAGAGGGAACCCGTACCACCATCGAAATGGAAAAGTTGGAAAAGCTTTTTGGGAATGTATGCAGGCGAGCATGCGGCAGGCACCGAATTCATGATCGGCCCTTTGTTTTTAACAGCTGGCGTAAGTGCTTTCGATTTGATCGTTGGTTTATTGATAGGAAATCTCTTGGCCGTTTTGAGCTGGCGCTTTCTTACGGCTAAGATTGCTGTCGAAAATCGGTTAACACTCTACTATCAATTGGAAAAAATCTGTGGAAAGAAATTGGTCATCGGCTATAATCTGGCCAATGGAATACTCTTTTGTTTTCTTGCCGGGGCCATGATTACGGTCTCTGCCACGGCAGTTGGAATCCCGTTCGATATGGAAATGCCGAAACTGACCGACACCACGCCCAATGGAGCCACATGGGTCATCATAGTGGTGCTCATTGGCGCGGTCATCTCATTAATCGCCTCCAAAGGGTACGATACGGTCTCGAAGGCTGCGAACTGGATGTCTCCGGTAATTGTTCTTGCATTTATTGCCTGTGGTATTGTGGCCCTTAATCAACTGGGAGTAAAGAGCTTTTCAGATTTTTGGAATATTTGGGGCGAAGGTTCGGAACCTTTTCCAGGTCAATTGAAATACACCTTTTGGCATGTCGTCATTTGGTCTTGGTTCGCGAATGCGGCCATGCACGTAGGTATGTCCGATCTTTCGGTTTTTAGATTTGCAAAAAAAGCCGATTCGGGCTGGACTACCGCAGCGGGAATGTATGTAGGGCACTATATGGCCTGGATAGCGGCAGCTTTGCTCTATGCGGTTTATCTCAAATCACCAGAGGCACAAGCATTTTTGGCCAATGGAGAGGCACCACCGGTGGCGCCTGGTCCGTTGGCAAACAACGCCATTGGCATTTTTGGCATTATCGCTGTGGTTTTGGCGGGTTGGACTACGGCCAACCCCACGATTTATAGGGCAGGACTGGCATTTCAGGCCATCATGCCCAAGGTCTCCACTTTTTGGGTAACTATTATTGCCGGTACCGTAGCGACAGTGGCCGGACTTTTTCCAGCTTTTGCGATGAAGTTACTGGGGTTCGTGGCCTTATACGGTTTTATCCTAGCGCCTTTTGGGGCCATTATCGTCTTTGAACATTTCTTTCACAAAGAAGCAGGAGTCGTTAAGAATTATGCCGAAGTGGCGAATATTCAATTTAACAAGTCAGTCTTTTTGGCTTGGGCGATAAGCTTTGGCCTATTCTATTTTATCTCCTTGCAGTTTGATGTGTTCCTATCTTTTGTAACACTACCGGCCTGGTTGTTATGCGGAGTTTTGTTTCTGGTATTCAGTAAGCTATGGCAAAAAAAGAATTTGGTATAA
- a CDS encoding bifunctional aldolase/short-chain dehydrogenase, translated as MKSTTQRFKYVDHLWDDKKAAALGDDQVALFLYRSNILGADLRITNYGGGNTSCKTIEKDPLTDADVEVMWIKGSGGDIGTLTKAGIAGLYTDRLRDLKNVYGGLADEDRMVGLFNHCIYDLDSKAPSIDTPLHGLLPFKHIDHLHPDALIAVAAAKDSEKVTREIWGDTMGWVPWQRPGFDLGLQLEKCLNENPGIRGIVLGSHGLFTWGDTSHECYMNSLEVIEMASEFIEKKIKENGSVFGGQKIESLPKEERLEKAAQLMPMLRGLCSSENRMIGHFTDSDVVLEYINSNDLERLAPMGTSCPDHFLRTKIQPLVLRLDAKEDLSDTGAVLAKLRPAFEEYRQGYQDYYDSHKRENSPAVRDANPVIIIYPGVGMFSFAKNKQTTRVANEFYVNAINVMRGAEAITEYTSLPRQEAFDIEYWLLEEAKLQRMPKEKPLSRKVALVTGAGGGIGKAIADKLAEEGANVVLTDIAEDRLKEGVSTYGRDTASYTVCDVTEGASIAAAYGKACLEFGGVDIVVHSAGLAISKPIEDTTEKDWDLLQDVLVKGQFQLAKQAVAIMRKQGLGGDFISIASKNGLVSGPNNVGYGTSKAAQQHMARLLAAELGGDKIRVNTVNPDGVIVGSKIWEGDWAEGRAKAYGITVDELPAHYAKRNLLNEIIYPEDIANGVFACVGILDKTTGNIINVDGGMANAFVR; from the coding sequence ATGAAAAGTACTACACAGCGATTCAAGTACGTCGACCACCTTTGGGACGATAAGAAGGCCGCCGCGCTCGGCGACGACCAAGTGGCATTGTTCCTCTACCGCTCCAACATCCTTGGGGCCGACCTGAGGATAACCAACTACGGCGGGGGCAATACCAGCTGCAAGACCATCGAAAAGGACCCGCTCACCGATGCCGATGTCGAGGTGATGTGGATCAAGGGCTCCGGGGGCGACATAGGCACCTTGACCAAGGCGGGTATCGCCGGGCTGTACACCGATAGGCTGCGGGACCTGAAGAACGTCTACGGCGGCCTGGCCGACGAGGACCGCATGGTAGGGCTCTTCAACCACTGCATCTACGACCTCGACAGCAAGGCCCCCTCGATAGACACGCCCCTGCACGGGCTGCTGCCCTTCAAGCACATCGACCACCTGCACCCCGACGCGCTGATCGCGGTGGCCGCCGCCAAGGACAGCGAGAAGGTGACCAGGGAGATCTGGGGCGATACCATGGGCTGGGTGCCCTGGCAACGGCCCGGTTTCGACCTGGGGCTACAGCTGGAGAAGTGCCTGAACGAGAACCCCGGCATCCGCGGGATCGTGCTGGGCAGCCACGGGCTCTTCACCTGGGGCGACACCTCGCACGAATGTTACATGAACAGCCTGGAGGTCATAGAGATGGCCTCGGAGTTCATCGAAAAAAAGATAAAGGAGAACGGGAGCGTTTTCGGCGGACAGAAAATAGAGAGCCTGCCCAAGGAGGAGCGCCTGGAGAAAGCGGCCCAGCTCATGCCCATGCTGCGGGGCCTGTGCTCTTCCGAAAACAGGATGATCGGCCATTTTACCGATAGCGACGTGGTGCTCGAGTACATCAACAGCAACGACCTGGAGCGACTCGCGCCCATGGGCACCTCCTGCCCCGACCATTTCCTCAGGACCAAGATACAGCCCTTGGTACTCCGGTTGGATGCCAAGGAGGACCTCTCCGATACCGGGGCCGTCCTGGCCAAGCTCCGTCCGGCCTTCGAGGAGTACCGGCAAGGATACCAGGACTATTACGATTCCCATAAGCGGGAGAACAGCCCGGCGGTGCGCGATGCCAACCCGGTGATCATCATATACCCCGGCGTGGGCATGTTCAGCTTCGCCAAGAACAAACAGACCACCCGTGTCGCCAACGAGTTCTACGTGAACGCCATCAACGTGATGCGGGGCGCGGAGGCCATTACCGAATACACCTCGCTGCCTCGGCAGGAGGCCTTCGATATCGAGTACTGGCTCCTGGAGGAGGCGAAACTACAGCGCATGCCCAAGGAAAAACCATTATCCAGAAAAGTGGCTCTGGTCACGGGCGCCGGCGGCGGGATCGGCAAGGCCATCGCCGACAAACTGGCCGAGGAGGGCGCCAACGTGGTACTGACCGATATCGCGGAGGACAGGCTCAAGGAAGGTGTTTCCACCTACGGGAGGGATACCGCCAGCTATACCGTCTGCGACGTGACCGAGGGCGCATCGATAGCGGCGGCCTACGGGAAGGCCTGTCTGGAGTTCGGGGGCGTCGACATCGTCGTGCACAGCGCAGGGCTAGCGATCTCGAAGCCCATCGAGGACACGACCGAAAAGGACTGGGACCTGCTGCAGGACGTACTGGTCAAGGGGCAGTTCCAGCTCGCCAAGCAGGCCGTCGCGATCATGCGCAAGCAGGGGCTGGGCGGCGACTTCATCAGCATCGCGAGCAAGAACGGGCTGGTGTCCGGGCCGAACAACGTGGGCTACGGCACCTCGAAGGCCGCCCAACAGCACATGGCGCGCCTGTTGGCGGCCGAGCTGGGCGGCGACAAGATACGCGTGAACACGGTCAACCCCGACGGGGTGATCGTGGGGAGCAAGATATGGGAGGGCGACTGGGCCGAGGGCCGGGCGAAGGCCTACGGCATCACCGTCGATGAGCTGCCCGCCCACTACGCCAAGCGCAACCTGCTCAACGAGATCATCTATCCCGAGGACATCGCCAACGGCGTATTCGCATGCGTGGGCATATTGGACAAGACCACCGGGAACATCATCAACGTCGACGGCGGCATGGCCAACGCTTTTGTAAGATAG
- a CDS encoding alpha-hydroxy acid oxidase: MAQEFNPDYPSMDDLRSKAKRRIPKFAFEYLDGGCNEDVSISRNTAEIREVQLQPRYLRNRGVSSTKTSVLGMEFDAPFGIAPVGLQGLMWPNSPEILAKSAFKNNIPFILSTVTTMSIEQASELTEGNAWFQLYNPAEDALRDDIIERAAAAGCPVLVLLCDVPTFGYRPRDIRNGLALPPKMSITNIMQIMGKPTWAFNTLKYGQPTFETLKPYTPEGLNLKQLGQFMDKTFSGRLNEERIKPIRDKWKGKLVLKGVASEQDTQDAIRLGFDGIIVSNHGGRQLDAAQSTINSLSEITAKYSNEIEVMMDSGLRSGPDIARAMATGAKFTFMGRSFLYGCGALGNRGGDHTISMLKTQFKQVMDQLCCERVEDLPKHLITN, translated from the coding sequence ATGGCCCAGGAATTCAACCCCGACTACCCGTCAATGGACGATTTGAGAAGCAAGGCCAAGCGCCGTATACCCAAATTCGCATTTGAATATTTAGATGGTGGCTGCAATGAAGATGTTAGTATTTCCAGAAATACCGCCGAGATACGTGAAGTGCAATTACAGCCCAGATATTTGAGAAACAGAGGTGTTAGTTCAACTAAGACTTCCGTATTGGGCATGGAATTCGATGCACCTTTCGGAATTGCGCCTGTCGGTCTTCAAGGTCTGATGTGGCCCAATTCTCCGGAGATTTTGGCCAAGTCGGCGTTTAAAAACAACATTCCCTTTATTCTGAGTACCGTAACTACGATGAGCATAGAACAGGCAAGCGAATTGACCGAGGGAAACGCTTGGTTTCAGTTGTACAATCCTGCCGAGGATGCGTTAAGAGACGATATCATTGAACGCGCGGCAGCGGCGGGATGTCCTGTGCTGGTTTTGCTTTGCGATGTACCGACCTTCGGGTATCGGCCTAGGGATATCCGAAACGGACTCGCCTTACCGCCAAAAATGTCGATTACCAATATCATGCAGATAATGGGTAAACCTACTTGGGCATTTAACACCTTAAAATATGGTCAGCCAACATTTGAAACCCTGAAGCCCTATACCCCTGAAGGATTAAATCTGAAGCAGTTGGGGCAGTTTATGGATAAGACTTTTTCCGGACGTTTGAACGAGGAGCGTATAAAACCTATACGCGATAAATGGAAAGGAAAATTAGTGCTCAAAGGCGTAGCTTCCGAACAGGATACCCAAGATGCCATACGACTGGGTTTCGACGGTATCATCGTTTCGAATCATGGCGGTAGGCAGTTGGATGCCGCCCAATCAACGATAAATTCCCTCTCGGAAATCACGGCCAAGTACAGTAATGAAATAGAAGTCATGATGGATAGCGGACTTAGGTCGGGACCGGATATCGCCAGGGCAATGGCAACTGGCGCCAAATTCACTTTTATGGGTAGGTCTTTTCTATATGGTTGCGGCGCTTTGGGAAATAGGGGGGGAGACCACACCATATCGATGTTGAAGACACAATTTAAGCAGGTAATGGACCAGTTGTGCTGCGAACGTGTGGAAGACTTACCAAAACACCTAATAACCAACTAA
- a CDS encoding FGGY-family carbohydrate kinase has protein sequence MSIKVTAVFDIGRTNKKFFLFDSDFQEVYREYSRFDEITDEDGYPTENLNALENWAKAVFDKMLNNPEFEIIALNFSCYGASLVHLDENGNVLAPLYNYMKPLKDEIYDSFYDTYGPESELSRVTGSPKLGMLNTGMHLYWMKHTKPAVYDKIKYSLHLPQYLSYLFTGVPVSEFTSIGCHTLLWDFEKKDYHAWVYQEGINEKLPPIASSRKTIPVTYNGKSIQMGAGIHDSSSALLPYIRSISKPFVLVSTGTWSISINPFNKGMLSAEDIENDSLFNMRIDGSPVRVSRLFLGNEYKLQVKALSKYFKVPEDSHKKVKFNQDTFFEVNKDFVPMFKWSSIASETMPEKTKITYTKFEHAYHQLMLELVLLQEKSIRSAIGNEKIERLYVDGGFSDNEVYIQMLSHYLRNMKLSTTDSSLGSALGAAIVISDVTLEPKFLRKNYSLKKHRPLTLK, from the coding sequence ATGAGCATTAAAGTTACTGCGGTATTCGATATCGGTAGAACCAACAAAAAGTTTTTTCTTTTTGATTCGGATTTTCAAGAAGTGTATCGTGAATATAGCCGTTTCGATGAGATTACAGACGAGGATGGGTATCCCACCGAAAATTTGAACGCTCTTGAAAACTGGGCAAAAGCCGTATTCGACAAGATGCTGAACAATCCTGAATTTGAAATAATAGCCTTGAATTTTTCATGCTACGGGGCGAGTTTGGTGCATCTTGACGAAAACGGAAACGTACTTGCACCCCTTTATAATTACATGAAGCCCTTAAAAGATGAAATTTATGATTCTTTTTACGATACCTATGGCCCTGAAAGTGAACTTTCCAGGGTAACAGGTTCACCGAAATTGGGAATGCTGAATACTGGTATGCACCTGTACTGGATGAAGCATACCAAACCAGCTGTTTACGATAAAATTAAATATTCGCTTCACCTTCCCCAATACCTCAGTTATTTGTTTACAGGAGTTCCAGTAAGTGAATTTACTAGTATTGGCTGTCACACCTTACTCTGGGATTTTGAAAAAAAAGACTACCATGCTTGGGTGTATCAAGAAGGGATAAATGAAAAATTACCCCCCATTGCTTCTTCAAGAAAAACGATACCGGTTACGTATAATGGAAAATCCATTCAAATGGGTGCTGGCATTCATGATAGTTCTTCCGCGCTGTTACCCTATATCAGAAGTATTTCGAAACCATTTGTTCTGGTCTCTACGGGAACCTGGAGCATTTCGATCAATCCGTTCAACAAGGGTATGCTTAGCGCAGAGGACATTGAAAACGATAGTCTCTTCAATATGCGAATCGATGGGAGTCCTGTACGCGTTTCAAGACTGTTCCTTGGAAACGAGTATAAGCTTCAAGTGAAAGCACTATCTAAATATTTTAAGGTACCAGAGGACTCCCATAAGAAGGTAAAGTTTAATCAGGACACCTTTTTTGAGGTCAACAAAGACTTTGTTCCGATGTTCAAATGGTCTAGTATTGCCTCTGAAACTATGCCCGAAAAGACTAAAATTACGTATACCAAATTCGAGCACGCCTATCATCAACTTATGTTGGAATTGGTCTTGCTGCAAGAAAAAAGCATACGGTCGGCCATTGGAAATGAAAAAATCGAGCGATTGTACGTTGATGGCGGGTTTAGCGATAACGAGGTGTATATTCAAATGCTATCGCACTATTTGAGAAATATGAAGCTCAGCACCACGGACTCTTCCTTGGGATCTGCCTTGGGGGCCGCTATAGTTATTTCGGACGTAACTTTGGAGCCTAAATTTTTAAGGAAAAACTACTCACTCAAAAAGCACCGTCCCCTAACATTAAAATAA
- a CDS encoding GntR family transcriptional regulator: MDIFNYIKIKEDSRVPKYKQIVDAIIDNISAGNLKMDDKIPSINLFSEEYLLSRDTVEKAYNILKERKVILSIRGKGYYITRTKLISKVNILFLINKLSSYKLRIYNSFVNSISGKAHTDLHIYHCEEDLFLNLLEKNRGAYDFYVIMPHFKTDELKHVSFTPEVIKAIDGIPKNKLIIMDNPISKIKGAFIEIYQDFENDIYNALQAGLTKISKYEKLIIAYPENSVYPYPKRILHGFRKFCIEHSIDFEVLEEIFDDIVLRKGDLFITIGESDLVNLVNQIRNQEFTLGEDIGVISYNDTPLKQLLGITCISTDFRAMGETAAHMIMDKKKGKVKNPFNFIDRNSL; the protein is encoded by the coding sequence ATGGATATTTTCAACTACATCAAAATTAAAGAGGATTCAAGGGTACCCAAATACAAGCAGATAGTAGATGCGATCATCGATAATATTTCCGCAGGGAACTTAAAGATGGATGATAAGATTCCCTCGATAAACCTTTTTAGCGAAGAATATCTCCTGTCAAGAGATACGGTCGAAAAGGCCTATAACATACTAAAGGAACGCAAAGTAATTTTATCCATAAGGGGAAAAGGATATTACATAACTCGTACAAAATTAATTTCCAAAGTCAATATTCTCTTTTTGATCAATAAATTGAGTTCCTATAAGTTGCGTATCTACAATTCGTTCGTGAATAGTATCAGCGGCAAGGCGCATACCGATTTGCACATTTATCATTGTGAGGAAGACCTTTTCCTAAACCTTTTAGAGAAAAATAGAGGCGCTTATGATTTTTACGTCATTATGCCGCACTTTAAGACCGATGAATTGAAGCACGTAAGCTTTACCCCCGAAGTCATCAAGGCCATTGATGGGATTCCAAAAAACAAGCTGATTATTATGGATAACCCTATTTCCAAGATAAAGGGGGCCTTTATTGAAATTTATCAGGATTTTGAGAACGATATTTATAATGCTTTACAAGCAGGGTTGACGAAGATTTCGAAATATGAAAAATTGATTATCGCCTACCCAGAAAATTCGGTCTACCCCTATCCGAAAAGAATATTGCACGGGTTTCGCAAATTCTGTATCGAGCATTCCATCGACTTTGAGGTATTGGAAGAAATCTTTGATGATATCGTACTGAGGAAAGGTGATCTTTTTATTACGATCGGGGAATCAGACTTGGTAAACCTTGTCAACCAAATCCGTAATCAGGAATTTACTTTGGGAGAGGATATCGGTGTTATTTCCTATAATGATACCCCCCTGAAACAACTCTTGGGCATAACTTGTATTTCTACCGACTTTAGGGCGATGGGTGAAACCGCGGCCCATATGATTATGGATAAAAAGAAAGGAAAAGTCAAAAACCCTTTCAATTTTATAGATCGAAATTCGCTTTAG